The genomic interval TCCTGCGGTCGTGTTTCGAGTAACAAGAAACTTTTTCAGTATCCCTCCATTAAGGGAGCGGAAAGAAGACATTGCAGTTTTCGTGTTGCACGAACTCCTTGAGGGAAAAAATAGTGCCAAGAAGAGTGCGTCAGGGGGCGCTATTGCCGGAATTCATCGCATGAGCATGGAGGGGATGAGGCTCATCTGCGAAATGGACTGGGAAAAGAACTACCGGGGAGTGCGCGCATTCCTAGACGTGCTACTGGAGCATCGGGAAATACGTGGACTGCAGTACCCAGAAGTGTCATTCGAAGAGGTAGTAGAAGCCTTGCAGGAACTCGATGCCCTACGTTCGAATCCAGACTCCCTTCGGTAAGTGGCTGGAGCAGCCAAACAAGAACTGATCAAGGCTTAGCCGATTTGCAAGAGTAGGTGAACAATGCAGATTCTAGTTAATACCCTCTATGCCGCTGCCCTTATCATCTTAGTGGCTATCGGGGCACAGATCGTCTACAGCGCAACTCGTTTCTTTCATTTTGCGCACGGAGCGATTCTCCCACTCGCAGCGTATCTGACATATTCTTTTTCTAGACTCCTAGGCTTCCCCCTTGCTGTATCGGCGCTGCTGGCCATTGTCCTGACTGGAGTCGTTGGAGCCATTTTGGAACTCATCTTATTCAACCCAATCCGCCGGCGTGGCGCAAGTGGGCTTATAATGCTCTTGGTGTCACTTGGTCTCTACACAGTCATCATTAATGTTCTGGCCGCAATCTTTGGGGACACTATTTTAAGCTTTCGCACCTGGCCTGTGCAAGAAGGGTACTCGATTTGGGGAGCCCGTGTGACTGGATTGCAAATCACGACTCTATGTATCGGTTTCGTTGGGATTGTTGTGACTCGGCTTATTCTCCACGGCACGTCAATCGGTATACGGATACGTGCCTTAGCAAACGATCAGTCACTCGCACGCGTGGTGGGCATTGCCACGCGCTCTACATACTCTATCACAATGGCGTGGGCATCATGTATCGGTGGAATTGCAGGAGTTCTTACGGCTGCAGATTTGGGTGCTACTCCTCACATGGGCATGCGGCCCTTAATGTACGCTGTTGTAGCGATGATTGTCGGAGGAAACACCCTTGGCGGCATCGTAGCTGGCTCACTCCTGCTTGCTGGAGCTTCCCAGCTCTCGGTTGTGGTATTATCTGCCCGCTGGCAGGACGCAATCGTTTTTCTAATTCTTATTGTGTTCCTTTGTGCGAGACCTCAGGGGTTCGTAGGCAAACCACTCAAAAGGATCGCGGTCTAAATGGACTACTTTCTCCACATTCTCGTCATAATGACGGTTTATACAACTCTGGCAGTATCGCTGGATTTGCTGGCCGGCCATACCGGCCTGCTCTCCATCGCTCACGCAGCATTCTATGGAATTGGAGCATATTGTTCAGCAATCCTTGCAGTGAGCTTCGGTTTGGGGTTTATGCTGAGCACCGTGTGCGGAATACTGATGGCTGCACTAGTGTCTTTCGTGGTTTCATTTCCGTCTTTGCGGTTGCACGACGATTATTTCGTCATTGCCACGTTCGGATTTCAGTTTATTCTTTTCAGTATCTTTAACAACTGGATGGGCGTGACCCGAGGTCCGTTGGGCATCCCAGGAATTCCCGAGCCGGTCATCTTCAGCTGGAAAGTGGATTCACACATCGAGTTTCTCGCTTTCGGCTCGGCATTCGCAGCTCTTGCCATCATTGTTGCCAATAGGCTCTCATCCTCTCCCTTTGGCCGTGTCTTGCGCACCATTCGTGAGGACGAAGTGCTCGCAAGATCGCTTGGCAAGAACACGCTTTACTTCAAAGTGGCAGTGTTTGCTGTTAGCGCCGCCTTGGCCGCCTCGGCGGGATGCTTATATGCTCACTACATCACTTACATTGACCCGACAAGCTTTTCAATGATGGAATCCATTCTCGTGATCTCAATGGTGATCATCGGCGGTGCCGGTAGCAAATGGGGACCGGTCATTGGTGCTGTTGTGCTGGTGATCTTGCCAGAAGCGTTACGGTTCATTGGAATGCCGAGCAGCGTCGCTGCCAACATGCGCCAAGTCTTCTACGGTGCATTGTTCGTGATCATGATGATGTTTCGCCCGCGAGGATTGGTGGGCAAGTACGGCTTCGAGAGGTAGCGAAAATGAACGTAGACTTGTGCGGCTGGGGAGGACTGCTTCAGACCACTAGAGATGCGGCACTCTTGTGTCTCGCGCGCATCTTTGAGGCTTGCTGTTCTTGTGTCTCCATGCCTATGTGGCATAGCTTGATCCGTTATGTATAAGTGCGATATGATATTTAAAGCGTTTGACGGTACTCAGGCACTGGACAGCGTAACGCTATCGTTTCCGCCGTCGGGTATCACGGCTATCATAGGACCGAATGGCGCAGGCAAAACGACATTGCTCAATTGCCTTACAGGTTTCTTACGGCCAGATAGCGGACATCACTATATCGGCGAAACTGAAACGACAAATATGGCTCCGCATCGGATCGCCCGGTTGGGCGTGGCTCGGACTTTTCAAGATTTGCGCCTTATCTCGTTTGTATCGGTAATAGACAACGTCTTGACAGCGCGACCGAACCAAAAGGGCGAGGGATTCCTCCCGGCCTTGATACGGTATGGTGTGGAAAAGGAAGAAGTCGAGAACCGTGAGCGGTCGATGCAGCTATTGCAATTCGTAGGTTTGAAGGAGAAGGCCGAAGATATAGCTGGTGCATTATCTTACGGGCAGCAGAAGCTTC from Candidatus Eisenbacteria bacterium carries:
- a CDS encoding ABC transporter ATP-binding protein; protein product: MIFKAFDGTQALDSVTLSFPPSGITAIIGPNGAGKTTLLNCLTGFLRPDSGHHYIGETETTNMAPHRIARLGVARTFQDLRLISFVSVIDNVLTARPNQKGEGFLPALIRYGVEKEEVENRERSMQLLQFVGLKEKAEDIAGALSYGQQKLLTLAVCLATEARILLLDEPVAGVARQMIDQILDRLQVLREQGKAIVFIEHDIEAVRQVADHIIVMDDGKVIVEGGPREVLERPEIMEAYLG
- a CDS encoding branched-chain amino acid ABC transporter permease, which gives rise to MQILVNTLYAAALIILVAIGAQIVYSATRFFHFAHGAILPLAAYLTYSFSRLLGFPLAVSALLAIVLTGVVGAILELILFNPIRRRGASGLIMLLVSLGLYTVIINVLAAIFGDTILSFRTWPVQEGYSIWGARVTGLQITTLCIGFVGIVVTRLILHGTSIGIRIRALANDQSLARVVGIATRSTYSITMAWASCIGGIAGVLTAADLGATPHMGMRPLMYAVVAMIVGGNTLGGIVAGSLLLAGASQLSVVVLSARWQDAIVFLILIVFLCARPQGFVGKPLKRIAV
- a CDS encoding branched-chain amino acid ABC transporter permease, which translates into the protein MDYFLHILVIMTVYTTLAVSLDLLAGHTGLLSIAHAAFYGIGAYCSAILAVSFGLGFMLSTVCGILMAALVSFVVSFPSLRLHDDYFVIATFGFQFILFSIFNNWMGVTRGPLGIPGIPEPVIFSWKVDSHIEFLAFGSAFAALAIIVANRLSSSPFGRVLRTIREDEVLARSLGKNTLYFKVAVFAVSAALAASAGCLYAHYITYIDPTSFSMMESILVISMVIIGGAGSKWGPVIGAVVLVILPEALRFIGMPSSVAANMRQVFYGALFVIMMMFRPRGLVGKYGFER